The region TAGGTGAAATTCATAGGAGCACCTGATAAGATTAAGGAACTTTCCATCTCTCTTCTCATAGTTCTTTTTCTGTGAACACTGTAATACAGTAATAAACACAGCAAAGCAATGAGGATTATCATGGTCAGAACAATGGGAATAATCAAAGCCTTTTCCTTAGCACTCCCCAATCCATCAGAAGAGCTACTATTAGATTTAGACCCTCCTGCTATCCATGAACCATTTGCTCTGACCTTCACAAACAAAGTAGAGCTAGTATCCTCAAAACCCCCAAAACTTAAGCTCCTTAATACCCAACAGTAAGGTCTCTCCTCATTTAGTCCATAAACTGAAGCAACACAATCACAATCTGATAAGCAAGCATCCCCACATTTTGACACTGAAGCAACATCAACATCACTATAGTTAGCTATTAcagaaaattcagaaaaataGTAGTTAGTTTGCTGCACCATTGACATCCTAAGTGATGTCTGGTTTTCATGTTGGCCATTGCATTTTCCAACAAGAGATGAATTCTCATAGCACTGGCCATCTCTGCCAACTTTAGAAGTTCCTGGCAAGCAAGTGCAAGAGGCTTTTATCTTGCTTCTGTCCAATTCACAAACCCCATTGCCACAAATTCCAGCAATGTCACATGGATTTGAAACTGCAGCCCATTGTGAGACCCACTGACTTGAACCATTCACATCGTCCCAACGGTATAGCCGCAAATTGCCATTCTTCTCCAGTGTGAGTCTCCTAAGAACAGTTAATGGTGTAGAATTAGATTTATGAATTGCAGAAGACAAgcctgcatcatcatcatcattcttgTACACATAAACTGCTCCATCAGATGAATCTCCATACACAATTCCAAAGCTCCCAGCTTGGTCTAAAACTGCTATAACTTCTCCAGTCACGTTGGAGATATCAGGGCCATGCCAGTAGGAATAGTTGGTGAATGGTTCGTGTTCATCCAAAGCCTGGTAGGTTTCTGGCAGATTGTAAGTGAGGGCAAGGTTTAAGGAAGTTGGCTGTTGAAGCATTTTGAGAGCATAGTAGCTACCACCATGAGATGAAGACTTTGATGATGTTAGTTCAGAAGAGACTGTGAGAGGTTGGTTGGGGAGGAGTGTATCAGAAGGTTGAGAAAAACTCTGCCACGCAGGGTGGTTGTTGGTGGTGTGGAGGATGAAGTTGCCGGATTCTGTCATGACAGCTGCTGCTACATCAGAATTTGAGGTGTTTGAGGCCCATATGGTGGTGTCTCCGTCCGTGAGGACGAGgttgccagtggtgtcaagctCCAAGATTGCATCTTGAGATACAGGAGAGTCTCTATTTGgattgagaaagaaaatgaaatgtgTTGGCAACTTGGTACTAGAGAGATGATCATAATTCATGTCACGACCTGTGCAAAAGCTTTAGTGAAGACTAAAGACTAGATGAAGATATGATTAATGACTTTCACTTTGTTTAAGAGCCCGTCCAGATACGTACTAGAGAGCATTTATCGGAGATTATCTACTAGAGAAAACACGGAATAAGCTCCAATAAATGTTCTTCGGTTCGCATCCAAACATACTCCAAGTCAAAAACCAAAACTAACCATCTAGTCTGCATAAACATTCTCTTTAACCATGAAATTATTTAACAGTGCAATTGGATAAAACTACTTGTCCTTAACTAAATCTTAGTATTGAAAACATCTAATATTACTCCCATAGTCTCATACTCTTTTACACTTACACcaatagagagtttagagaatgAGTGTTTCAAATTCAAGAATAAGGGCTTTCATTTAGCATATACAGAGGTGAATTAATATGTTATGACAAattagaagaaagaacaagcagagcACTATATAATCCATCACTATTTAAGTACTGTTTCattgattttacttttatatattttttaacgctAATGATACTCAAAGATACAAAGTTACAAACACGGCATATATCCAATAAACATCTCatttttttctctatctctttaTTACATGCATATCttctctcttttcctttttcacTCTTTATGTTCCATTGAATGTGTGCACTATACagattttcattttcctttttttaaacATGACATTTTCATGTCACTAATTGATAACAAATAACATCAGAAGATTGCTTTTGCATACTTTTGGTCGATAACTTTTTGCTTCTTCCACTATACTGCTATAGCATAAATGAAAGGTCTCATTTTCATCTCACTTTTTGTTGGAAAAAAACACATTTAGATTTTCTAAAGTGAGTTAATctctaaaatagaaaaacaaaagcATATACTTATCTTTTGTTTAGTTAAAGATTACATTGTACGTTCAAttcaagaagaaaaataaagatataATCATTATTCACACCCTCACTCTTGATGAAGTTTTTGGAAACATGATTACATTCAACCTTTACTATTTAACAATATTGGTTAGATACATATATTAATCAGTTCAATTAAAAAGTGTACGATAGTATAAAAGTAATGTTACTGGTTAATAGTTATAGAAGTACCTATTAGGTGACCAAACTAAAGTTGGATCTCCTGGAAGCCTTGCAAACCAAATGGCCAAAGTAAATAATCTGTTATTATCAGTGTTTGCAGCTGGAGTGAACCCCAAAGCAAATGTGCCATTTTCAGAAAGCCATTTTTGGTCCTTGCTAGCCAATAATCTCGACCCCAAATCAATCTGACTTGAAATGCAGCTACTGAAACAACCAAGGAGAACCAGAGTGAGAACTACCAAGTAACAATGAAAGGAAGAAGCAGCACTTGCCATGATAATTGATGAGGCACACTTGCATGCTAGTGTGGTGTtgactatatatatattaatgaaaGAAAACAAAGGTTACATAATGGTTTGGGGTGGTGTTATATAATGGAGAGTGGTGATGTTATTGGAGAAGAAATTAAAACAGAGAAATTGAACACGTGGTTAGTGGTTGgtgagctacaaatttgaaaaaaagtTGCTTCATGAGTGTGGTCGGCTACGAGGATATAGTTAGATATGGTGGCATGTTTTCATTGCTTTGTGGTCTTCAAATGGGATTTCAGCTCTGTGACTCAAAGAAAGAGCAAGGCCAAGCATTATTGATACGTAGTTGTTACAGCTAATGATTTGCTAACAAGATGAGCTGAATTTTTTGTTCACAGTTCACACTTTCAAAAGGGGTGAAGGGGGTTGCTACGTTTTTGAACTCATCAAAATTTAACTTCAAATTCACATATAATCACCATATTGTATATTTTATGAGATAAAAGAATAAGAATACATGTGTATTGACCCGGTTCATCTAGTTTCAagatttatcaattttttttcatgaaCTAGTCACTTAACCGATTTTCTGTTCAAGCGGTCATATCGACCCGTTGAACCAATTTTCAGATCAATAATTACACATGATTAATATTTGAATGATTATGTGCATAAAAGATTCAACTATCTACCAACCAACTATATCACAATTTTTTTGTTCTTCTtacttttaataaaacaagCTTTAGGATTTCTTTTGTTTTCACTATCAATTTTCTATCTCACAAATAAAATCCTATCatcatgtcaattaaaaaaaatattaatcagGAAATCATGAACTTATAtggtaatttttaattaatatgtaatttttttattggtgaAACAAAGTGTGAGataagtttggaagagaagattTCAATCAAAAGGGATCAAAGATGTTCAAGAGTTTAGTGACAAAATGTCCACTTTTCAACCTACTTTTGAAATGTGTAATTTTGAGGCCACGTCATAATAAGTCAAGGATATTATATGATACAAGTAAAATTCCTTACATACCcatacatgatttttttttttggttacccATACCCATACATGATTGAGAAAAAgacaatgaaaaggaaaaaaactaTATTTCACATCTTTAGAATATGATTggtgtaaaaaaattacaatgtaAATACATTAAAATTAAACTCTACACGATTTGATAATTATCagagtttttttgttgttgaaagaATTATTATTAAAAGTTTAAGAAATATTGAAAACGTGGTTAATTCAAAGGTTAATAAGACATTGATATGATGATATCTTTTGCAGCACCCATACATATCTCTGTGTGCTGTATTTTTCTGTCTCATTGGTACAAAGAAGCTTCAATGTAATAAGTCTGGATTGCACTTCATCCAATCCTGGGTTGGTGTGGTGTTGCAGCCATGTCCACCACCATAACTTCTCTTCCCCCCTCCCTCCCCCTCCGCCACAACTCTAGGGTTTCGCTTTGCAGTCCTCTCTCCTCTCACATTTCATTCCAATCATTCACCTTTTCAACAAAAGTAAGCTTTTTCCCACTCTCCTTATAGATATTTGCCTGCCCATTTGTTCAAGTTTGGTTTTTGATAAAAATTCTGAATAAAAATACTGTCTTTTTTATAATCTGGTTGCTCAATTGGATTTTGgaatatttttttctaattattaTTTAACAATTTAATTTAGTGATGGGATTATTGATATGTGAAATGGGTAGTAGTTGGTGTGTGAAGTTGGTTAGCAGGGTTTGTTTATTATTATTCTGACCTGAATATTTTTCCATTCTAGAGATGGAGAATTTTGTGTTTCAGGCATGAAAACACTCCATCAGAAGCTAAtggctttgagtttgaagaagATAAGTTGTCAGAAGATTTGGTGAAGCCTAAAGGTGACCAGTCCAAAGACTTGAAAAATGATTGGCTTGCAGCTCTTGATATGGTATTCAATTTATTTGTTATGTTCATGTTTTATGGAGATAGTAGTCAGTCAATACAAGGAAATTGTTCATTTGTTATCTATTAGAATCTATCTTTTGCTTTT is a window of Lotus japonicus ecotype B-129 chromosome 5, LjGifu_v1.2 DNA encoding:
- the LOC130717594 gene encoding G-type lectin S-receptor-like serine/threonine-protein kinase At5g24080; the encoded protein is MASAASSFHCYLVVLTLVLLGCFSSCISSQIDLGSRLLASKDQKWLSENGTFALGFTPAANTDNNRLFTLAIWFARLPGDPTLVWSPNRDSPVSQDAILELDTTGNLVLTDGDTTIWASNTSNSDVAAAVMTESGNFILHTTNNHPAWQSFSQPSDTLLPNQPLTVSSELTSSKSSSHGGSYYALKMLQQPTSLNLALTYNLPETYQALDEHEPFTNYSYWHGPDISNVTGEVIAVLDQAGSFGIVYGDSSDGAVYVYKNDDDDAGLSSAIHKSNSTPLTVLRRLTLEKNGNLRLYRWDDVNGSSQWVSQWAAVSNPCDIAGICGNGVCELDRSKIKASCTCLPGTSKVGRDGQCYENSSLVGKCNGQHENQTSLRMSMVQQTNYYFSEFSVIANYSDVDVASVSKCGDACLSDCDCVASVYGLNEERPYCWVLRSLSFGGFEDTSSTLFVKVRANGSWIAGGSKSNSSSSDGLGSAKEKALIIPIVLTMIILIALLCLLLYYSVHRKRTMRREMESSLILSGAPMNFTYRDLQIRTSNFSQLLGTGGFGTVYKGSLGDGTLVAVKKLDRVLPHGEKEFITEVNTIGSMHHMNLVRLCGYCSEGSQRLLVYEFMKNGSLDKWIFPSYQGRDRLLDWTTRFEIAIATAQGIAYFHEQCRDRIIHCDIKPENILLDENFCPKVSDFGLAKLMRREHSHVVTMIRGTRGYLAPEWVSNRPITVKADVYSYGMLLLEIIGGRRNLDMSFDAEDFFYPGWAYKEMTNGSVIKVADRRLNGAVDEEELMRALKAAFWCIQDEISTRPPMGEVVRMLEGSININTPPMPQTVLELIEEGLEHVYKAMKREYNQFSSFTITSHLTSHATCSNSSMSPR